The genomic region atgctgctgcacgagttgcgtttgatttgccaaagcgctcccatgtatctcctctacttatctctttgcactggcttcctatagctgcccgtatcaaatacAAAACCCTGGttgctgtgtacaaatgcatcaatagaactgcccccggctatttacaggacttgatcaaccggtacaccccagccaggccccttcgctcatctacttctgctcgcttggtggtctcgcgcacgaaaggcaaagctctgaggttctcggttctgggtccgttgtggtggaatgaccttcccctgtcactcagaactgcggaaactctgtctgttttcaagaagggtctgaaaacccaccttttccagatccactttgcccaagatcttttcagatcatctatggtgtaactgttcacgcatcataactctagaagcatccccagatacaaccttcattcagccattactctggtattgttctgctcatttgtgtatcttataatatttaatttttaaaaaaagaattggtgtgggtatcgggatttgtctgcgtcttatgcacctacttgaacgatgaacctcggtgtagcaagtggtagggaacaaactaggtttgcttgagactttcatgtctgccgctatgtctctttctctcaatgtaatgcataaattgtacttttgctgagatgtacgtcgctttggacaaaagcatctgctaaatgaataaatgtaatgcgaGACATTTTGGTAAATTTGTGCTATTCATAAAGCGAATTGCACCCGATAAGCATTCACTGTGTTTATGACACCTCCCAAATGAAGAGGAAATCCTCCAGAAATTATGTTCTGCTAATTCACAAACACCTCAACCTTGCAAAAGTGCACCAGGTTTCACAGTTCTTAGACCTCTTACATACCAGCCCACAAACTGTATATGTCCCCATGTACAAATGTGCCTGGTGCAAGCAAGTTGTGGGCTGTTATCTAACTGGATCATTATTTCCACAAGACATGACTCCGATTACAGTCCACTTCTATTCCTGAACCgtttaggataagcaccttgcttcACGGTACTACCGCACCGGGTAGATTCAAACCAGCACctttcaggtccaaagacagcagctgtaaccgctacacACACTACCAGCaggtgacctgttgtaagtctCTGTTGGTGAGGGTGTTTATACTGCATGAACGCAAGGAGAAGAAGCAAACTGTGCAGACAAGATAGTGACCCTGCAAATGAGGCAACAATGCTACTGACTTAAAGAGTCCGTTGTTCACACATCACATAGGGAACTACATTCAATAATCCTGAAAGTCTGGAGGGACTCATGATAATTCAAAACTAAGTTATAAGAATTCActtctagggggtgcggtggcgcagcgggtcttgctctccggtgggtctggggttcgagtcccgcttggggtgccttgcgacagactggcgtcccatcctgggtgtgtcccctccccctccggccttacgccctgtgttaccgggtaggctccggttccctgcgactccgtatgggacaagcggttctgaaaatgtgtgtgtgtgtgtgtgtgtgtgtgtgtgtgtgtgtgtgtgtgagtgagagagagagagagaattcaCTTCTAATTAACACTTAATAATTAGTTTTCACCATAACAAGCttaaaggaaaaacacattcagCAGCTACTGTCTTGGATTTAttctgaaaaactttttttttttttttaaagatttgaaGCACAGGCAACATTTGGCATGTTTTATATAGAACCTTTGATAAGAAGTGAAATTAAGATATTTTATCCACATGCACTATGGGTGCAGTAACCCGCATATTTCTGCAAAAGTACCATAGTAAATTCTCTTTCAGCAGTCAAAGATGAATAGAAGACTACAACAAAATAAGCAGACAGTCttaaaattttttgcatttgtgaaaACATAGTCAATGTTCTCTAAAATGAGCGTTTATAACTAATCAAAACATCTTCTTTCAACCTCATTCCACGAATACTGACaatttgtgtgtacatatatatatactgtatgtatcatGAATGTAACAGAGCTCTGAGTTCATTCACTTTCAATATGAACAAGAGGAACAGGTTGTCATAAGCATCTGACAAGTACTTCAGTAAAAAGAGTGTATGGACACAAGTTTCTACATTTTTGTTGATAGCATGGTTAAATTCTAACAATACTGTTGTACTGTTAAATTACTTCAACTTTCTTCACCCTCAAATAACAATGAAAGAACACAATACCCCAATGCTGAACTATATAAACTATTCATTTAAATCTATTTCTGATTTTCTCCACCAGGGAGATAATTGGTCTTGGAAAAATAAAGGCACTCAATAGAATTTTAATGAACAATTAATGATTAAATATTGGCTATAGTTTCTGTGCTTTCAGAAAcattaaaggtttttaaaaacttccttgaaaaaactgaaaagaaaataatttggcTATATTACAGTACTTATATTACTGCTACCCTGCATGGCTAAATAATGCAGAAAGTTATCTTTTCAGTTCCTCTATAATTTCCTCTagattataaaaataaactaaggAAGTAAAATTCTGATTAATAGTGAAAAACATACGGTAAAATATGCCGTAAAGAAATTCCACCACAGTTAAGCACATACCAGTATTTGTAAACTGAGATaagtttacattttaactgtgaaaataataaataagcaatGAGGAATCATATCAGTCAAACACGAGGGGCTGGCAGAGAGATGTCCACTTCCTACAGAAGAGTAGGAGAAGTGTGAGGCAATGGGAAATCCTCTCATACAGCAGGAGAGTGGGCAGAGGTATGACTGACATGGTCTTCATCGAGGGATGGGGGGCAGTGGAGGTGcacctctttcttttttgcctGAACCTGTAGGGACAGAGACCCAGCAAAGCAATCAGCTGCTGTAGAGCAGACAGGGCGATCATCCATGCCAAAATACTGCACCATCTGTGAGAGAGGTTAAGACAATGCCAGCAAGCCTGGATGACCCAGAATTCCCTTTGGTAAACACTTCACCTCACCTCTGCTCTCACCCCTGCTCTCACCCTTCCCCATCTTGCTAGGATAGGTTTTCAGGGAAGGTACGTAGGGCTCCGGTGGAGGGAAATCAGCCTGAGGATGAAAGCTGAATCTGCTTTCCCACTCATCTGTTCAGTTAACAAACAATTACAAGAACTTAATGGTCTACTAACAGACAGAAGTCACACTGTACTTACAGTTGTACAAATAATATTTAGCCAATACTTAGAAGAATATCGTTATAGAAATTTACAAGTAATGATAATCATTTAATACTGTTATGCACCCGTTTTCAGGGACTATTGCTCCAATTcttcaataaaaacagaaacagccaGAAGGTGGTGCCCAAAGTTCtggaataaaataattaaaaaccatGCTTATGACTCAGAGACCAGAGGAGAGACTGTACCGCTACCTGCTCGCTCACCTATGTAGCTGCTATGGAAGTCTTGATAACCATTCCCAACAGGGGGTGGGGGAAGCGGTGGTCCCCCAATACCAGGTCTGTCTGGTGGTGGAGGAACTCTTGTGCCTCCCCTAGGAGGCTCGGGTCCCTGTCgtgaaggtggaggaggaggagctgatgATGCTCTTGCACTCCCCGCTGTCCTACCTGTGGGTGGTGGAGGGGGCAGAGGGCCTGGAGACACACGTCAGAGTCATCAGCAGAGCTGCTGGAAAGGACTACTAAAACCTGCAAGTAACATAGTACTGTGTTTCtaaaaaaagcagacatcaaGCATTTCACATATGCAGCACTAGGAAAAAGTCTGACTGCACCTGTTTGAAAACAGTGCTGTCTGGGccaaaaaatctgagaaaatggATTTTTGCAGAATGCATGGTGGACTTCTAGACTGGTGAGTCAAAATTAGAAATATCTGGGTCCAACCACAGAGTATATGTAAGATGGAGAAAGAGTGACTGGATCATTTGTGCCTGTGTGAATCACACTGCCAAGCAGAGAGAACGCAGTGTTATGGACTTGGTTTACTTTGTTGATGATAGTGCTGGTGGCCTTTACCAAATCCATGGCTATAACAGTAAACTTCCGAGGCACGCTAATGCATCAGGAGGTAAACATCTCAAAGTTATGCAAGAACTATCTGTCAAAGAAGACAAGTGGCAGACCATGGAAAGTAATGGCttggatacaaaaaaaaatgtcagttacaaaaaaaattgtttccagAAATGTACTTATGTACTGCTTTTAACTGATACTCCTTAATGTACTGCCTTTGACAGATGCTGTACTATCTGAAGAAAACCTGCTAAAGTACCGGTAAGAAATGATAACCAGAAAACTACCAAGATTGTGCTAGGAAAGAGGGTCACTTACACAGGCCCTGATGTAAAGATGTCCATATCAGAATCCCTACCTGTTCGCCCAGGTGGGTTTCTCCCAGGAGGGGGTGGTCTCTCATTGGGAGGGGGTGGTAGAGGGCCTGTGCGGCCAGGAGGTGGGGCAGGAGCTGCCGGGCTGAGAGATATGTTCCGCTGGGGCAACTTTGGAGTCTGCTCATCACCCTGAGGTGTAGGGGGCAGCGGAGGAAGGCCCGGTCTTCCAGGGGGCAGGGGGGGAGCACTGCTGGAGTGGGGACGGGGAGAAGAGGAGGTCTGTGGCTTGCTGTTAAAGGAcggaggtggaggtggtgggaGCCCCTCTCGTGGTACAGACTGCCTGCTCCCCatgggagggggtggagggcgGTCATCTGAGGGCCTGCTAGGAGCCGGTGGAAGAGGAGGGCGACTGTTGTTAGACATAGGGGGTCCAGGTAAAGAAGGCTGACGGCTGGGGGCAGGAGGCTGGCTTGGGCTTCTGCCAGGCAGGCTAGGAGGCGGGGGCAATGGGGCAGAGCTTGCAGGCCGACCCCCACCTGGCAAAGGAGGGGGCCCTCTATTCTGGATGGATGTCTGATTTGGCCGAGGTGCATTTGGTATAGGCGGTGGCCCTCCTGGCATCTCATTTCTAGATGGGGGCACGTGAACCTTGGGTATGTCTGGTACACTGCCCCTCGATACAGGGGATGCCCCTGGGAGCCGGGGTGGGGGACCAGCATTCCCCCCTGGAGGTTTTGGGCCAGAAGACCGTCCTCCAGGCGGTGGCATGGGAGGCCGTCCACCACCTGCATCTGAGCACACATCGGTAAAGAGAAAGTAAAGAAAGAGATACCAACACCATTATCATCAACTGAGGCAGATTTACAAAGAAATACAATGTCATCTGTCCTTGCTGTTACCATCTCTGTTTCCTGCAGATCTCAGTTTGGGCATTCCTCCTTGGAAGAGTCCTCCTAGACCCCCTGCAGTTCCCCCTCCAAATCCTCCACCACCGCCACcgcctcctccacctccacctcctcctcctcctcctcctccacccccgcCTTTGGGCTCTGTCAAAACATTGATGACGCCTCTTAAACAGAGAAGACAgtgtgacatttacatacagtaatatGCCCAACATGCTGGCAATTATAACAGAAATTGATCGCTTCACCATGTATATAAATTCTTATGAAATGTGAAGTTGAATTATTGTTTAAGAAATCAGATGagcaaaatatatacaaaaaatgtaGGAGGGAATAATAAGAACATAAATAGTTTACTAATGTGTATTAACTATACCAGTGTGTGCATGGTTGGCACACTGCAGAACACTGCTATTGCAGCGATTTCACTGCATCACGGACATTTACCAAGCCAGTCAGGGGATACAAATGTCAGGGAGAAATCCTGGATTAGATACTTGCCCCCTCGCTAAGAATGAGTCTGAAACCTTCAGTGCGGTGGATTCTGCCCCGGCCCCATACATGAAAGCTTATGCTTTATAACACAAAGACTATCCTGGGCTTTATCCTGACACCCTCATCAACGTGACAGTGTCACTGCCAAGGCTCTTCTCTGGGTTGACTCTGATATCTCAAAGTTCCGACCACTTTCTGAGCACATGTAGCCTGCTTTGAGAAAACCATTCAGAAAATGCACTTAACGCTGCGCTTACTAACACCAAAAGTCAGGTGGAATTGCACAAAATGAAGATAAAATGTATGCACTTAAAGCAGAGAGCAATAATAATCACACTGAACATTATGGCATGTAGCCTAAATGTCAAAGTTTCTTAAAACTTTATGGAGAAGTGTCAGAGTTCACTTACTGTCGAGTATGGGGGCGCTTCTGTCATTGGTAACGGCTTTCTTTAAACGTGCGCCTTTGGTGATGTCTGATAAAAGTGCACTTCTTCCTTGTTGTTCAGACTTGTTGAGAGCTGGCTTTTCTGTGTTTGCCTGAAAAACAAGCCATGAAACAATCTCAGTTCTATGCAAGGCATACTTAATATTGACACCCCAGCAGTTCCCACTGCCAGGCTCAGTCCAGCAGGGACACACTTTAAAGCAGAATTAATGCATCAAGTTCTGCCTTAAACCATACAAGAAAGACCATCTTAGCTGTCACAGTTATTAGAACAAATATAGCAGTGATCCCCATGAAAAACGCCAACGGCCACAAGCTTTGTTATTCATCAACCCCCCCGCAGCCATTTTTATAAACCACCTGACTGAACAGGTTTGCTGCTCGTTGCTTAAGCAAAATGTTTGCGTTTACTTGAGCTTTTCTTCAGTTCAATTTACACTACTAAtcttcttacagtgatttaaccatttgtacagctgtccaatatttactacagcaatttatgtactttgcttaagggctctacagcaggaggcaggatttaaacctgggacCCTGAAATCcagaggcagcacctctaactaCTATATTACCTGCCGTATTTCAAAGTAAAACACTGGTATGATTACCATACTCAGGCAAAGGGACATTATGTCTTACCAAAGCAAAGGTTGGAGGAGGGgcaggtggaggtggtggaggaacAGGCATCTTCTCACCTCTGATGGCCTCCTGTCACTCTTCAGTCCTGCCGCACAAAGACGCGTAACTACAGATAAGATAAGCACTTACTGACAGAGACACCGACATAACCACAGGTAAATAGGGACTGGTGCGTAGAGagacacacgcatacacacccAGGCATACATATCCACAGCTCTGTgctgacagactgacagaaggcacacagacacactctgcTCTCCCGCCACAAAACGCGCAAAGTGATTAATCCAAATTGCAACGCGCTCACCGACAGACCACTGAGCTGACGGTCTGTGTGTTCGACAGGGAAACAAAAGACAGAGGCAAAACTGCAGAAGTGTTTAGGATTCCAGCGTACAGACCCAAGATCACAGCTGAGAGTGAGACTGCCCGGTCGagaatgaaagtaaaaagtatTTTGATTAAGATGTACTTAAGCGCTGCACTACAGTAAGAAAGATGGTAAGATGTGAGTAGAAACATGCAAGAAGAGCTGACcacagaacaaacaaataaaacctaCTGGATGTGGAGCTGATCAACTGTCATCACCAGCACGAACGTGTAAAAAAGATATTAAACCCCACAAAGGGGCCTGTGAACACTCTTGTTCCTCAATTCAAATTCAGCCAACTTCTTTAAGTGGCATCAGTGAAAAAATTGCTTTGTATTTCAACCGTTCAATGGCTGCTGAGCGAGCTTTCCACTGCACGCCAGTCCAGGACAATCACGCAGGTAAACAAAACAACCCAGGAACGAGAGAGCGCTCGCTGCCACCGTACGGTGCCTTTGCatgcagaaataaacaaatgaggCACATCTGTTGTGAGGACCTCGGCTTCCTGTGCAACTGGCTAACAGGAAGACCTGCGCTGACAGTGAACCCACAGTCATCCTGCATCCGCAACACCTCTCGTTGTCTCTCTCGCTCAGCTGTGTGTGACCTTGACAGAGCGGGAGTGTGGATGTGGCAGCTCTTGGCCTAAATCCCCCTAAGGACTATTGTTCAAGCCATACTTCTAACTATACGAATACGATTAAACACTGCCCAAAACAcatatggaaaaatatataaaaagggtaaaaaatattccacatcaTTCTTCAAAATACAtcagtcaagtcaagtcaagatTACAGTCAAACTTAagagtcatcagttcatcagaactgcatggctttggactgtgggaggaaaccagagcaactggcAGAAAtctacacagacacggggagaacatgcaaattccacacagactgagctggatttcaacCGAAGTACGACGACACATCCCATGAGCTGTAAGCTTAATGCAAGTATACggattttaaatatatgaactACTTCAACATtctcaaatgtttaaaaatactgcTCTTCAGCACAGGAGTGATTGTGAGCTCCAGCATGTGCTGAACTCTTGCGACTTGCTGTTGCTGTCCCTCCAGGCTCAGGTGGAGTCACACAAACACGTTGACACCTGCAGGGCAAGAACTATGGAATTCACCTTAAATCACATCAACAGCCTGCCTGACAGCACTTTCTTACCCaaactcactcacacagtgaGATCTGTAAATTCTGTacaattccagaaaaaaaaagtataagcTCCTTGGGGGTGGGGTCTGTACCTGCAGACGTATATCTAAGCTGTCATTCACTGGATCATCTGGGGATGGCCTGTTGAGGATAGTTTGCTGTACATACAGTTGTCCATATGAACCACATCTGGCTGAGCTCCAAATGAGTTAATAAGTGAGAAAATACACATGTATTAGTTCTCTGACCGACGTTACCTCCAGAGGGGTAAATATTGCATATATAAAACACTGGTTGTACTCTATTATTATTCCTTTGTGCAAAGATCATTTTGCAGTTATGGGCCAGACCTTCAGGTCAGGATGTTAGAAAAGGCACGCTCATTATTCATTATCCATTTAGCTGTTACTATGGTCTACAAAGGTATATTGGTAAATATCCATCACCATTAATTAGATTTGATATTACTAACTTCCCGACGCCTTTCTACACCGTTCAAGAACATGACAATATAAGAGCCCAAATGGCACCAATTAATTACTGCTCTAGCTGCAGTGAACATCCAAAGATATTTGTCGCCTTTCACAGTAGACAGATGtattaactgaaaaataaagattacAGTGTAAATGAGCTTGTCCTGGTTTAGCACTGATGTAGCAATTTGGCTTCTTGAGGAGCTGCAACCTAAGGTGCTGGATTCATAGGTGAGGGATGCAGACAAGTCACAAAGCCACTACTGCTTATTCTTATGACATCATTCTGGTTTCCCCATAGACCATGTGGGTGGAGACACAGCGTGGCCTGACACTGATAAACACGAGCATTTACAAACCTTGCTGTGCGACAGGTCTTGGCTGTAAAGTCTACCGCTGATGCCACAGGCATTAAATGTTGTGCCACTTGCTGCCATAACTTTACAGTGGTTGCAGGACTTTGCTCATGCTGTCACATGAAAGCGGCTGCTTTGGCTTGGTCTATACTCAGAGAACTCACTTGGCATAAAGAGCTCGGTTACTGTCACCGCAGGCACTGCGACGGCACTTTAGCTCAACACTGTGCGTCTCCTCATATATCTGGTGCGTGCAAATTTAACCATTTAATCCTGCTCACTGAAATGCTAGTATGAAGCAGCTGCCTCCAGCAGTTCATTGTGGTTGACGGAAATACGGATATGCACAAGGTCAGGAGCCCTCCAAGCATGATCGTTGTACACCGGTGGTCCTCAAGAGCCCCTGACAGAGGAGGGGGCTGCACATCCACTGCACATTCTGGTCAATAGAGTCATTGACAGGAGCAGTCAGACCCCAGGACAGCCCAGCAACGCCGCACGGCTCCAACTGGGACACAGGCCATCTGCAGCTGAAGCCCTCCGGCCCCTTCCTGTGCCACGATACTTCCAAAATAAGTCTGCAGTTGGTAAGGGGAAACTCCCATGGGACCTCCCACCGCAAAGCCACCACTGAAACTGCCCTGCTGTAAAATGCTAAACAGAGTCGGCAATGGGGTAATGGCTGAGCTCCAGAAAGCTGAAAACTGGGCACGAAAGGCTGGGCGGCATTATGGGTTCCGTCCTTCAACAGTGGCTACTGGAGACATGAGCGAAGAGGTGCTCAGCAGAGAAATGCAGGGGGACACCACCGCTCCTTATGGCCTTTCCGAAGCCAGTAGTGTTGAAGGTGCCTTAAAATGTCTGTTCTTTCATCCTAATGTTTCATGCCCCTCCAGGCAATAAAGGTTCATTAAGCAGAATACAGAAAACAAACCCAGCAAACAGAGATCTGGAAGAGTAGGGCCAGGAAACACCCGCTGTTATAATTCAACCCTAACATCTGGAGTGTGATGGTTagcaaaagtaaaaagtaacaGAGAAAAACAGGCAATTCTAGACTTACaagacaaaaagggaaaaatcacATCCTCTTTTCCTATCCCTGGCGGCAAAAATGCAGAATATTCCGGATTCCACCCCTGGACATTCCCAGTGGCTTATGACAAAAATACTCTGCGTTTGTTCCAGCTGTGCTAGAGAAGTGGTGTAAAATccatgtttgtgtacttttaaaCTTAGATAAGAAACTGTTTACATCTACAATAGATTGTATCCAAAAAAGGACTTTCAAAAGCACTCAGCTTGTCAAAACTGAGTGAACAGATGTTAAGTTACAAAACAGgatttgcctgtgtgtgttttaaccaCAGAACAGCGGCATTATGGCACCGTTTCCACAAGTGCAGCCACATAAtggtaatgaaaaacaaaatcagaaataGCAGTACATTATTAAGGAACTGAAACTGTACTGGAACCTCACCACCCAAGACATCTGTTTGGGCATCATAGATACTGGTGAAACTTTCCCTTGCCACAGGGACAAATTGCTCCTGGCATTATTATGAGTCCAGAACCTTCTGCCAGAAGTGTTTGTCACATACTTTCCTGATTATAAACAGCTGCAAAGCAGAGCGTAAGGAATTACGATTAGACAGATGCAGTGCTGGAAAACGATTACACCTAGAAGAAAAACAGTTAAGAAAAACTCagtaagaaacaaaatatttccagaTTTTAATTGTTCAAAGGTAGCTCTCTACGGTTTTTAACTGCCAACAACTTTGGAAAACATCCAGATTTACTTAACGAGtgaaaattttactt from Scleropages formosus chromosome 12, fSclFor1.1, whole genome shotgun sequence harbors:
- the LOC108920722 gene encoding WAS/WASL-interacting protein family member 1-like, giving the protein MPVPPPPPPAPPPTFALANTEKPALNKSEQQGRSALLSDITKGARLKKAVTNDRSAPILDKPKGGGGGGGGGGGGGGGGGGGGGGFGGGTAGGLGGLFQGGMPKLRSAGNRDDAGGGRPPMPPPGGRSSGPKPPGGNAGPPPRLPGASPVSRGSVPDIPKVHVPPSRNEMPGGPPPIPNAPRPNQTSIQNRGPPPLPGGGRPASSAPLPPPPSLPGRSPSQPPAPSRQPSLPGPPMSNNSRPPLPPAPSRPSDDRPPPPPMGSRQSVPREGLPPPPPPSFNSKPQTSSSPRPHSSSAPPLPPGRPGLPPLPPTPQGDEQTPKLPQRNISLSPAAPAPPPGRTGPLPPPPNERPPPPGRNPPGRTGPLPPPPPTGRTAGSARASSAPPPPPSRQGPEPPRGGTRVPPPPDRPGIGGPPLPPPPVGNGYQDFHSSYIDEWESRFSFHPQADFPPPEPYVPSLKTYPSKMGKGESRGESRGSGKKERGAPPLPPIPR